The sequence below is a genomic window from Perca fluviatilis chromosome 13, GENO_Pfluv_1.0, whole genome shotgun sequence.
CGACACCGGGAGGTAGTAAAAGCTCCCTGCCGCAATACCACACCATGACCACCATGAACACCATGCCTACTGGATCCCAACACCTCGTTACAGCCACAGTAAATAACACGGCTGCCATTGCAATggtgcagcagcaacagcagcaaaaGCACcaccaacaacagcaacaaggGCCAACCTATACCACCATGTTACCCGGATCACCACCAACTATAGGACACTCTGCAATGGCTCTGGGACCCTCCAACAGCCCCTTACTGGAAGGACCCATGCCCTGCTCCACCTTCCTGCCTCGCCATGACCGCAGACTTGCTGTTGTTGATCGCTGGAACAGGCCAAAGCCAGAGCAAGTCATGAGTGGAGGCAGTGGTGGAGGATTGGGCGTTGGGGGTATAGCGGGAGGGATCCATGAACTTCAGGTCCCACAGTATCAGCCGAACCTTGGACAGCACTGGAGCCTGCAAGTGGCAGGTGGAGCAGGGGGAGGCGGTGACACAAGTCTAGATGAATATAAGCGCTACTATGGTCCTATAGATCCAGAGGGGCTAGGAGCTACCTCTGACCAACAGGCAGGGGGCCCCCAGCAGACTCCCAAAGCTAATCCGCGAGGCCCCAAAGCCTCAGGGATGCCACGGCCGCCTCCTAAAGGCCCCCAACAAGGCCCCCAACAAGGCCCAGGGCACCTAATCTCCAAGCCACCTCCACTGATCCCGTGTTCACCACGAAGGCCTCCTTTCTGGCGACGGGGAAGCCTCACTCAGGCAAGGAGAAAAAGCTCAGGAGGTCCCCTGTATGAGAATATACTCCCTCTGGGGAGACGAGGAGGTGGGAGGTATGGCGCAAGCGATGGAGGCGGAAGAAGAGGGCGAcgtcctccacctcctcctctgcctGTTCCCCTTTCCTCCCCAACACACACTCCGACCACGCCCTCCTCCCCATGCCGTTTCTACTCCTCCTGCTCCAGtgcctcatcctcctcctcttcctctacatCGACCTCATCCTCTTCTTCGTCCTCCGTCTCGCTGTCTCGGTCAAATTCCCCGTCTTCTTGCTCCAGTGACAGCTCCTACAACTCCTCGTTGAGTTTCCGGTATCGAGCAGGTGACCGGGACTTTACGGTTGATGACGATTATGACTCCGATCTGCTTACAGAGGAGTCTAGCCTCCTCTTAGGGTCACGGAAGAAGATCCGTTCACGTCGCATGTCATCGCGCTCGCTGCCGTGCAGCCCGCCACCTCCACCAATCCCGCCCAGGAAGCCCCGCCCTCAAAAAGATTATGGCCGAGAGAGAACAGGCAGCCAGCTGGCCCAGTTACAGGAGTGGTGGGCGtcgtggggagagagagagcgagcgaggGCAGGAACAACGAGCCGGGGAGATGGAACCGTTAGTAGACAGGATAAGAGACACCACAAAGAGAGGGAACGCGAgcggaagaggaggaagaagggccgaaagaagaagaagagggaggagagggagagagaaagggagcgAAAGCGGCGCAAAgcaaagaagaggaagaaagacgATAAGGTGAAGAAGAGAGAGCGGAAGAGGTCAGTGCAGGAGGGAGGAGATGCTGAAAAAAGGGAGGAATTCAAATCAGGGACCGCAGATTACCCTTCATACCCGCCCCTGAGACGAGAATCTTTTCGGAAAAAGAGCGAGAGCTCAATCCGAAGCTATGGATGGAACATCTCAggtgaagaggagaggaaggaaagagaagagaaagagagggatgaTGGGGAAGAGatcagagggaaagaaagagaaagcagaCGAAGGAACAGCAAGCACTATCATAGCTCGAGCACTAAGCCTTCGACGTCTGTCAAGTTCTGGGGAGGGGTCAACCCGTCCTCCGTCACCATTCCATCTGCCTTTCTGCCCTTGTTGCCTGTCGCCTCTAAAAGGAGGAAGAGTAAAAGTTCAGACAGGGATGCTGTAGgaatggaaggagagaggaggccaTTGCTCGGACGCGACGGAAGAGGTGAGATTCACTCCAAGGAAGGGTTGTCTATCCACGAGTGGGGGTCCGGagtagagggggagggagaagaTTCAGAGCTGGAGAGGAGGAAAGCAGATCGTGGAAAAAGGCGTGGAGGAGGAAGGACAATGTCCGATGAGGAGCGGGACCGTGATAAGGTCGTCGGGATATATTCGGATGACGATGGTTCTTCGGGAGAGTTTGGAAAGTTTGAGAGGTACTGGGAGGATCACGAAGGCAGGGCGGTGGGAGGGATTGGTGGGGGCGGTTGGTTTTTCAGCACCTACCCCTCCAGGGAGAAAGCCGGCAGCATCAACAGTAGAGATGATCTGTTCCTGGAGCgaggagagaggtgggggaCAGCCGAAAGTGGATGGGGGTCTGGTGGAGGTCGtgttgttggtggtggtggtggtggtggaggagagagagggtggggatCGGGATCGCAATGGCCCCCGCCTCCTCTCACACCACCACCTCCTCGACGATACTGGTCCGTCGACAAACTCCACATGCAGGATGAGAAGAAGAGCAAACGCAAGTCAAAGGAAAAGGGAAGGGGGCACGCTGCTTGTTCCTCCTGTCACTCCCCCCGGCACCATCCGCACTCCCATTCCTCCAAATGGGCCCGCGTAACCTCGCGAAGCCAGGAAGAGCTGTACCAGCAAAGCCAGAGTTTTGGCGGGCCCCCGAAGCCCAAACAGgaatcctcatcctcctccaaaCCTGAGCGCTCACAGAATCCCTCCAAATCTGGCAGCCAGTCCAACCTCAGTATCCAGCAGCGGACACAGAGAACAGATAGGGATCGAGATCGAGGACGACAATCGTCCCCACCTCCGAGCCTCATACCAAACTTGCCACCCCCGCTTCCTGCCCTTCCAGCTCCTCCGTCCTCATCTCACCCTATCCACGTTCCTCCCCctacctcttcctcctctgtttCCTCTCCCTCTGTGGTCTCCTCCACCCCAGGGGCACCCCAGCCCTCCTCCATGGCTTCGGCAAGTGCCAAACTACAGTACCAGAGGCTGCGCTCTGTACCCCAGCCCCAGAGGTTCCCTCAGTCTCCTCATTTACCCCTCAAAGCCAAGAGCCTTTGCTCACGAAGGGGCTCAGCCCATTTCTCCAGTGTGGAGAGCGAAGTCTGAAGTTCAGCAAGGTGTCAAAAGTCATAAGGGAGCCCTGCGAGGCTGAGGCAAAGCAGGTGATCCGAATCTGCCCGGCAGCACACATGGGTGCGCAGCCAGGTCAGTACAGTGTACGCACTGAGCCCTTTCCTAAAATTGtgcacaaagaaagaaagaaataaggaAACAAACCAGAGAGACAAACAAACCCGATGGGGTAGGTCAAAAGGAAGACGGGAGCAATCTTGTGCTaactgtttttttcctttcatccCTCTCAGTATGTGAAAGACTACAACCGCAGCACCATCTTGCATTCTGAACTGGGTTATTAACGAATACACTAAAAGCAAATCAGACATTAAAAGTGGTACAACTGAAGGAGACTCCTTTGCTATAGACAGTAAGAGATGTTGAAGTAGAGCAGTAGTTTGTATTCAGAGGATTCTTAATGCTTACTGAGGGCTCAGGAACTTTGTAGTACTGTATGCCTGCTGCTCTCAGAAGCCTTTAACACAGAACAGTGTTCTTATATTTTTCCCTTAAACAAATCGCTTACCCctattttcctttttccttAACAAACTGTTTACACCCCCGCAGAACTGTGACACCCTTTCGAGGCACTTTTGTTGCATATGATCATTACCCTCTTGTTTagagggagaggagggtgaTAACCACCTTGTCTTCTCTGTTACACCATCTCTGTTGCACCATTTTCTGGTCTCGTTTGTTCTGCCCTatcttttccccctttttttcccctctcttctcaccccttttttccccttccTATTTTTCTCTGCTTTACCTCTTTTCCCACcttattcatgtatttgtctcgtCATCTCTCTTGtcttctcctctcccctcttgGCTCCTCTCCTTGATGTGAttattctgtgtgtctgtgcttttctgtgtttgtattCTTGACAACAGGGTAAGTCAACTGTGACTGATATTCTACTGGTTTAATGAAAAGCTGAGTGCCAAACTTAAGTAGAACTCAACATCAATCTGTacaacgttagctgctatgttTCCTTTTATCTCGCAGAGTATTCCATCATCTCCCAAATATGTGCACATGCAAatacccactcacacacacgaaAGTGCACACAAACACTTGTCTACATGCACGTGCAAGGACGTGCATCTAAACAAGTCAACTGATCGGTTCTCTTTGTTGAGCAATACATTATTCAGCCTCTGTTCATGTTACAATTTTATACTTtgaaacttttactttacttctgtgttgtagttgttgttgttattgattGTGTTCTATATATCCAGACATGTATTAAGTCTAATACAATGTAAGCACTGTGCCATACTACTCAAGCTGCACATGAAACGTTCTCTCAACTACCTAACTACGACAATGGTGGATAAACAGGCAGGTGTCTTTTTTCCTCCCTGTATTTGACTGAATGTAATGTCAGCCGCCATAAGGTGTGCTGCAACAACAATTAAGACACTTGGAGATATGAAGAGAGTTGACTTCAGTTCATTGTTGACGTAGCCCGACATAAGCAACGGTATGCAAAACTTGCAGGGTAAGCTGCAACTGATGTAAGTAATAATCTTGAatattttcattaaaataaatgtcacaGAATCGCCGAATGAGGTAACACAAGCCCTCGCATTTGTAGTATTACAAACTGGGTGTCTGTGGTGACATTACCAGGAAAAAACCCAAGCCACGCACACGTTTTCTGTCACCCGGCAGTGGTTGGGTCCGCCAGAGAGGGTAGGCAAAGCTAACGCGACAGAATTTCGCTCTTCAACTCGAAACTTAGTGACGTCACACAGGCAACACTGTTTTGGATCTCTGGTGAGCCAGAAACACACCTGCAATTATCGCTTATCGCCATAGGTGCCGCCACAGAGAATGAAACGGAGATTTTCAAGATTTTTATTTCCCCTGCAGGTGGTCAAATTGGTGCAAAGACTAGATAGAATACAGCTAAACTAAAACGTATTAACCCAGGTCTGCTTGCCATCAAGCAGGAGATATGTTTTGAGCGGGTTGACAAGTCAAGTTGAAAGATTGTTGCAGGAAAATACATACTtagcctttacttactacagcCTTTGGGGTCGATCACACCGAGAAGCATCGCTAGAAACGCGGCACCAGCAAAACCATcgttttccttctttcttgcGCCGCACATTGCACGTTTCTAGCGTTTTTTAGACGCGCATAACTAATCATTGTTTTAGCAAATGCCGCGAGTCGCACCACCCGTCAATGTCACACTTTGCCAAAGGCAGCCGATCAAATCGATCAAGAGGTGGGCTTTACCACTTCCTTCCTGTTTTGATGCCCGTAGATGAAAGCATCTAGCTTCCTGTTTGTTAGCATGTACACAACACTGTTTATAAATCACAGTAAAAAGAAGTTGAAAGTGGAGTTGGACTACATTAACTTTACACTTTACTGGGCTTTACTGACTAACTGGCCGTAAATGACGAGCGTTAAAATTAGCCCGTATATTGCTTATGCTAATTTCCAACTATCATATCAGCCTGCAAACAGCTAATtttgctgctctctctctgcttgaatccattgtttgtttttttcgttAATCACAGTTGATCGCCCAGTTGCCGTAGTGGCAGCTTTTCGGTGTGATCGGGCCCCTTATGCTAATAGTTTCTGCCTAATGTTTTGTGTAAAGTATAAGTATGaagg
It includes:
- the grin2da gene encoding LOW QUALITY PROTEIN: glutamate receptor ionotropic, NMDA 2D (The sequence of the model RefSeq protein was modified relative to this genomic sequence to represent the inferred CDS: substituted 1 base at 1 genomic stop codon), yielding MAFFSASFSTSLSMAALVGETVMTPSGQANVIYLAVNESSPGSLLLQLCELLATTPLQGLVFEEERPPPPNRAPLAPMLEFVSAQTGVPVVAVGGGASLGREPQESGSIYLQFTCSTSLQLEVIFEVLEEYDWTSFSVVTTRHHGYEDFLAMVEGMTDGSFIGWDKKSVVILNVTDDPGGARTKRLLKDNEAQVRLLYCSLEEAELVFRAAVAAGQAGSSHMWFAVGPALSGLGLEGLPKALFAIRPQGWRDEPRRRIAKGVSVLTHGAMALRRDLGTNSRSQYAGNCQSDGNQTHRVPDRIRYFSNISLGGRDYSFNSDGYLSNPLLDVISYTNGRGWEEVGWWENGHLRLRYHPWSRYGSFLKPLDDSQHLRVVTLEERPFVIVEPADPGTSSCIRDSVPCRMPVNTSLVVDGTGPTKHCCKGFCIDVLKRLAKIVGFTYDLYLVTNGRHGKNIDGEWNGMVGEVVSNRADMAIGSLTINEERSEVVEFSVPFVETGISVFVGGGGVGGWGWVGGGFIXPSLFLEPYSPAVWVMMFVMCLSVVAVTVFIFEFFSPVGYNRSLQSAKKSGGSKFTIGKSVWLLWALVFNNSVPVENPRGTTSKIMVLVWAFFAVIFLASYTANLAAFMIQEEYIDTVSGLSDKKFQQPAEQYPPLRFGTVPNGSTEENIRSNYPNMHQYMIRNNQKGVEEAIENLKTGKLDAFIYDAAVLNYMARKDEGCKVMTIGSGKVFATTGYGIALHKNSRWKRPLDLALLQLVGDDEIDMLERLWLSGICHNDKIEVMSSKLDIDNMAGVFYMLLVAMGLSLLVFAWEHLVYWKLRHCVKRSGGMDFLLALSRGMYSCCQFEDETTPGGSKSSLPQYHTMTTMNTMPTGSQHLVTATVNNTAAIAMVQQQQQQKHHQQQQQGPTYTTMLPGSPPTIGHSAMALGPSNSPLLEGPMPCSTFLPRHDRRLAVVDRWNRPKPEQVMSGGSGGGLGVGGIAGGIHELQVPQYQPNLGQHWSLQVAGGAGGGGDTSLDEYKRYYGPIDPEGLGATSDQQAGGPQQTPKANPRGPKASGMPRPPPKGPQQGPQQGPGHLISKPPPLIPCSPRRPPFWRRGSLTQARRKSSGGPLYENILPLGRRGGGRYGASDGGGRRGRRPPPPPLPVPLSSPTHTPTTPSSPCRFYSSCSSASSSSSSSTSTSSSSSSSVSLSRSNSPSSCSSDSSYNSSLSFRYRAGDRDFTVDDDYDSDLLTEESSLLLGSRKKIRSRRMSSRSLPCSPPPPPIPPRKPRPQKDYGRERTGSQLAQLQEWWASWGERERARAGTTSRGDGTVSRQDKRHHKERERERKRRKKGRKKKKREERERERERKRRKAKKRKKDDKVKKRERKRSVQEGGDAEKREEFKSGTADYPSYPPLRRESFRKKSESSIRSYGWNISGEEERKEREEKERDDGEEIRGKERESRRRNSKHYHSSSTKPSTSVKFWGGVNPSSVTIPSAFLPLLPVASKRRKSKSSDRDAVGMEGERRPLLGRDGRGEIHSKEGLSIHEWGSGVEGEGEDSELERRKADRGKRRGGGRTMSDEERDRDKVVGIYSDDDGSSGEFGKFERYWEDHEGRAVGGIGGGGWFFSTYPSREKAGSINSRDDLFLERGERWGTAESGWGSGGGRVVGGGGGGGGERGWGSGSQWPPPPLTPPPPRRYWSVDKLHMQDEKKSKRKSKEKGRGHAACSSCHSPRHHPHSHSSKWARVTSRSQEELYQQSQSFGGPPKPKQESSSSSKPERSQNPSKSGSQSNLSIQQRTQRTDRDRDRGRQSSPPPSLIPNLPPPLPALPAPPSSSHPIHVPPPTSSSSVSSPSVVSSTPGAPQPSSMASASAKLQYQRLRSVPQPQRFPQSPHLPLKAKSLCSRRGSAHFSSVESEV